A stretch of DNA from Cryptomeria japonica chromosome 4, Sugi_1.0, whole genome shotgun sequence:
ACTTGAAGATATTAGCTTAATAAATAATGAGAGGAATGGAAATGAAGCTTGTTTGATGGCTCTACAAGGCATAGAAAGCAATGAGCATAGAGAAGAATCATTCATGCTAAATATTCAATCATCGTCACATGCTCTTGTTGAAGGGGATTTCTTAGAGATGAACGACTTGATTAATGACTTCCCAAGTGGACTAGATTCTGGTTTAGGAAATTATAATGACTCAGATATGTACTTTGATGCTTCAGACAACTTTCACggtttgtttgatgcctcaacatCCTGGAATGGACTTGAGGATCTGCCGGAGGGTTTACTGCTTGATGAGACACTGGTGCCTGAAAGAACTTATGCTGGGCCTCATGGGTACGATATGCGTCAGGAGGTAAGAACTTATATGGCTTGGTAGCAGAAGTGGGTCATACATGCAGATTATCTTCATCGGctgcatgtttttgtttttttggatcTCTCAACTGTTGTTGAAATGtttagaaaatgatgaaaaacatgcTCTTGGGGTTCTAAGGGATGATGTTTGCAGCTTCAAACTGGTCACCGGAACCTTGTACCCAGAAAATTTGATAACTTCTTTAGTAGTAACTATGCTCTTCTTTTGCTCTGTTATCTCTATTACTAAGTTTTCAATTTCCAAACAGGCCTTTGATAATAATGTAGGTTCACATTCGGCACAAGTTGAAGATAATTTAGCCACCCAATTTTCAACACAAGAGCAAAGGGTGAATAGAAATATGTTTGCCTCTGGAGAGGTATATGATACATGGAATTTGGTGCCTGCCACAGGTAGAATGTCATGTTGCATATGTGTACATTTTGGAATGAAAGATAAAATTGATGCTTCTTTACTCGTTCACTTTTCTGTCTATCTTAGCCTAGTTGTTCTTTTGTATAGGTAATGAGTATACTGCACAGATGCAGCCCATGAATGCTTCTATGCACCATGAGAAGGGCAATGATGAATCCACATCTGGTCTATTGTCAAGAGTTGTAAATATGTTGGGGTCCGTTCCAACACTTCCAGCATCAGCTGCCGAATATCCTTCCAAAAATGGCTCATTAAGTAAACATTCAATACATGTTAGAGCTGCAAATGCTCAAATCACTGCATTAACAGTGACCTGCACATGCCCAAAGAGTACAGAAAGCAAGGGAGAGAGTGCAACCAAGGATTCGCTTTGCAGTTGTTCTTCTGATGTAGCCTATGAAATCATGCAAGGTTCATTTATGGCCAATGGGCCTGTAAAGGGTACTGCTGGGTTTGAATCAAATAAATCTGAAATTCCCCAAAGAAACACAGTCAGGAAATCAAGGAGTGGAttcctttttgttttcttcttAGGAGCTTTTTCGGCATTAATGTGGATTCTGATGATTGGAGCTACTTTTAAGTTCAGCAGGTCCCTCTGGAGGAAAATATTTTCATAGCAAGAAGCTACTGTTTGGTAAAAGTAAATCAACATGATATTTGGCAATATCGAAATTTTAGGTGGACATGATTTTTGGGCGGTTCATATTGTTTTTGGGCaccaaaatttaattatattttcctTTCTCTTCTAAAATAGGCATTACAGGAGAGAACTACCTCTAGATTTTTATATGCAATGTGAAAATTTTGACGTAGCCTCGCTGAAAGGCTAAGAAGGATATTCCGTGTTAATATATTTTGGAATTTTTGCAAGCACAAGGTAGCGTGCCCATTTCTGCGAGGATGATAGAGTGAGTGGAACTACATTTTTATATTTAAACTACATGATAGAGTGAATGGAACTACATTTTTATATTTAAACTATTCACAAGCTGGTATTAGCTTATAATTTTTGTCAAATAGAAGGTTGTCAGTGGCAGTTGTATCTTGTGCACCAATGTTGTCTCAGGCATtagtttttgatttattttattttcataatttgttgtttttgttcatgatgtattgttattattattatcattttagtTTTACTTCTTGTAGATGTTTCCTCTTCATCTGTTGGACTCTGGATGTATATGATATAAAATCCCATAGAGAATGGACAACTCGTGCAATCTTCCTGTGCTATTCATTGTTAAAACTGTCCTCTTTTTGTGGATGCATCCCTTTGGTTCCGGCTACGAATGTGAACCGGATAGCTAGGATATGTCACCTCGCTGCACCCTGTTTTGGGGAAGTGCTTATCCAGCCAACTAAAATGTGTCTCATAGGGGAGAGTTTTCAAATTGAAAGTTAGGGTGTTATCCTTCATATGAATTGCGTTTTAGTTGGTTGGAGAGCCACTTCATTTTTTCATCAGAGTATGCGTCATCATATTCAGTCGCTTCCCTTTGTATGGTACATGTTAGCCACTTCCCTTTTTCATCTGAGTATGCGCCATCATATATGCACAGCATTTGTATGGTACATATTAGCCGAAAAGTTTTTTTGTACTCTAAAATTCTTAGTTAGCAAATCTAATTATACAATGATTAGAATGATCATTCTGCAACTCAATGTTCTATTCTGCCAAAGAATAAAATTTACCCGACGTGCATTCTAAACATTTATAGAGATCACTAGCATGTTAATAACAATGTCAGAGTTTCTTTAGTTTTGGGGGTTGAGATACTTCCTTTGTAATgggtttgattgattattgaatGAATGGGTTTTAATGATGTCCATGAGACCCAATGGTCTATAAGGGACTTACAGGTTCAACTTATCCCAGTTTCAGATTCTTTTCCATGCTGGATCTTCTCTTGTGAATCTTGATTAAGAGGTTTGCTGTTTTGTGAAGTCTCGATTTTTCAAAAAGTTTGTTCAGATTATCTACTTTTAATTCATTCCCAAAATGGCTGCTAATGTCTTCATACGGTGTACATTCTATAATGAAATGCCATTTTGTTTAACTGGCTGCGAATATCTTTATATGCTGTACATTTCATAATGAAATGCCATTCTGTTTCTACTGTCTTTTTGTTGCTAAAAAGGCATGCTCTTTCTTACCACTCTTCTTTAGGCACCTTCAATCTACTAGTTTCACATCTCAAATGGTGAGGTCCAGTCCTTAATTGTGCAATTAGAATTTTGGCCTTATAGTTGATCGTAGATCTCAAATATTCCTAAATTTCTTTAAGACCCACTTTTTTTATCTCCTTTTTGTTGTTGGGGCAGTTGTGCAAATTTATGCCCCACTTGTTCATCCATTTAT
This window harbors:
- the LOC131028630 gene encoding NAC domain-containing protein 78; amino-acid sequence: MGRVSLLPGFRFHPTDEELVVYYLKRRICGRPVKPDVIAEVDIYKCEPWDLPAKSHLRSRDLERYFFSPKDRKYPNGSRTNRATRKGYWKATGKDRAISSNSRIVGMKKTLVFYTGRAPHGERTNWVMHEYRFEDKVLQNSNVIQDSFALCRVFQKSGPGPKNGEQYGAPFKEEEWDDTNDDGVVLLAGEDPTSSVRQSSNSDREADKEDTLSEQAPEEEGSLVLTDEVSVPIKGIEDTQKFSEQVSVFPGDTQVPDDALQRYLVACMVDPEGNGLHPNGCNDDKDDMMPNEISTHAPASVMQEEEANAFFSELEDISLINNERNGNEACLMALQGIESNEHREESFMLNIQSSSHALVEGDFLEMNDLINDFPSGLDSGLGNYNDSDMYFDASDNFHGLFDASTSWNGLEDLPEGLLLDETLVPERTYAGPHGYDMRQEAFDNNVGSHSAQVEDNLATQFSTQEQRVNRNMFASGEVYDTWNLVPATGNEYTAQMQPMNASMHHEKGNDESTSGLLSRVVNMLGSVPTLPASAAEYPSKNGSLSKHSIHVRAANAQITALTVTCTCPKSTESKGESATKDSLCSCSSDVAYEIMQGSFMANGPVKGTAGFESNKSEIPQRNTVRKSRSGFLFVFFLGAFSALMWILMIGATFKFSRSLWRKIFS